One part of the Clostridia bacterium genome encodes these proteins:
- a CDS encoding glutamate racemase, translating to MNKYIGVFDSGLGGLTNVKELHKILPGENIIYFGDTGRVPYGTRSDDIIIKYTLQDLRFLSSFPLKAIVVACGTVSSVALDKVKDKVNVPIIGVVEPTCKKAINITKNGKIGIIGTEGTIKSGSYKNKILKERADFEIFENACPLFVPLVENGYFNSEATKIIANDYLLLLKEKGVDTLILGCTHYPLLTDVIKDIMGDEVSLISPGVETAVYTKDLLEREGIINLANKQGQTKYYVSDDTKKFSYLASMFLNEKITGTVEKINIEEW from the coding sequence ATGAATAAATACATAGGAGTTTTTGACTCAGGTCTTGGCGGACTTACCAATGTTAAAGAACTTCATAAAATTCTGCCCGGCGAAAATATAATATATTTCGGAGATACGGGAAGAGTTCCTTACGGAACACGCTCTGATGATATAATAATTAAATATACGCTTCAGGACTTAAGATTTTTAAGTTCGTTCCCTTTAAAAGCGATAGTTGTTGCCTGTGGAACTGTAAGTTCTGTTGCGCTTGATAAGGTTAAGGATAAAGTAAATGTTCCTATAATAGGTGTGGTAGAGCCAACTTGTAAAAAGGCGATAAATATTACCAAAAACGGTAAAATAGGAATTATCGGAACAGAGGGAACAATTAAAAGTGGTTCTTATAAGAATAAAATCTTAAAAGAAAGAGCCGACTTTGAAATTTTTGAAAATGCCTGTCCGTTATTTGTTCCGCTTGTAGAGAACGGGTATTTTAACAGCGAAGCAACAAAAATAATAGCAAACGACTATCTTCTTTTGCTAAAAGAAAAGGGAGTTGATACGCTTATTTTAGGTTGCACCCATTATCCTCTTTTAACAGATGTGATAAAAGATATTATGGGGGACGAAGTTTCTCTTATAAGCCCCGGGGTAGAAACTGCAGTTTATACTAAAGATTTACTTGAAAGAGAAGGCATTATTAATCTTGCAAATAAACAAGGTCAAACCAAATATTATGTAAGTGATGATACTAAGAAATTTTCTTATCTTGCATCAATGTTCTTAAATGAGAAAATAACAGGTACGGTTGAAAAAATAAATATTGAGGAATGGTAA
- a CDS encoding ABC transporter substrate-binding protein, producing MKKFILVLMIASLCFASGCKENGKSKNEQINPQGKDTIFTVGYNFIELNPLLIKNDINREIFSLIYEPLFTLDENFYTVGVLGKNITLLSDDGLSYKVDLKENVTFHSGIKCTSKDVVATVNYLLNNSTYYDYNVKNILEVKAVSDYSVNITLKKPVVNLASLLTFPVVSSKEMSDGFSFNGTGRYKIDNYVERKSMSLIPSDNYHGQKNEEIKCIKVQLVPDKETANYAYSSGMADIFKQDIFDNSINSNSKNSESLKEYVSTNYGFLLLNHNNPLFNNVNVRQAINKAIDKEAIAEDVLFSKAMPVATPIFNGAWCYNENAVDIYNIEEAKNILKKEGFYNNVNTGIMQKDDGETLILSFNILVNSDNNFRIQVANKISENLKYIGIDCKVKVVSFEEYKDSYINKTYEAFLGSVPMTYDFDLSLFMGEENVSNYKNSTAQNIINGAALEKDASIKKSYLRELQNLFLEDAPHISLYYTKEVLYSSGKVKKGLNPTEFNMFNNIENWSFK from the coding sequence ATGAAAAAGTTTATTCTTGTTTTAATGATAGCCTCTCTTTGTTTTGCGTCAGGCTGTAAAGAGAATGGTAAAAGTAAAAATGAACAGATAAACCCTCAGGGCAAAGATACAATTTTTACTGTGGGGTATAATTTTATTGAATTAAACCCGCTTCTTATAAAAAACGATATAAACAGAGAAATTTTTTCTCTTATATACGAACCTTTGTTTACACTGGATGAAAATTTTTATACAGTAGGAGTGTTAGGTAAAAATATTACTCTTCTTTCAGATGACGGACTTAGTTATAAAGTCGATTTAAAAGAAAATGTTACATTTCACAGTGGAATAAAATGCACATCAAAAGATGTTGTTGCAACTGTTAACTATCTTTTAAATAATTCTACCTACTATGATTATAATGTAAAAAACATTTTGGAAGTTAAGGCAGTAAGTGATTATAGTGTTAATATCACATTAAAAAAACCTGTTGTAAATTTAGCGTCTCTTTTAACCTTTCCTGTTGTAAGTTCCAAAGAGATGTCAGACGGGTTTTCCTTTAACGGAACAGGAAGATATAAAATAGATAATTATGTGGAAAGAAAGAGTATGAGTCTTATCCCGTCTGATAATTATCACGGGCAAAAAAACGAAGAGATAAAGTGCATTAAAGTTCAGCTTGTTCCTGATAAAGAAACTGCAAATTATGCATATTCAAGCGGTATGGCAGATATTTTTAAACAGGATATATTTGATAACAGTATAAATTCCAATTCTAAAAATTCTGAATCTTTAAAAGAGTATGTAAGCACAAATTACGGTTTTCTTCTTTTAAACCATAATAACCCTCTTTTTAATAATGTGAATGTAAGACAGGCAATAAACAAAGCAATAGATAAAGAGGCAATAGCAGAAGATGTGCTTTTTTCAAAGGCTATGCCCGTTGCCACACCGATATTTAACGGTGCGTGGTGCTATAATGAAAATGCAGTTGATATATACAACATAGAAGAAGCGAAAAACATTCTTAAAAAAGAAGGCTTTTATAATAATGTCAATACAGGAATTATGCAAAAGGATGACGGAGAAACTTTAATTTTGTCGTTTAATATCTTAGTTAACAGCGATAATAATTTCAGAATTCAGGTTGCAAATAAAATAAGCGAAAATTTAAAATATATAGGAATAGACTGTAAGGTTAAAGTAGTATCTTTTGAAGAATATAAAGACAGTTATATAAATAAAACATATGAAGCATTTTTAGGCTCAGTGCCTATGACTTATGATTTTGATTTATCCTTGTTTATGGGGGAAGAAAATGTCAGCAATTATAAAAATTCTACTGCCCAAAACATCATAAACGGAGCAGCGCTTGAAAAAGATGCAAGTATTAAAAAAAGTTATTTAAGAGAACTTCAGAATCTTTTTTTAGAGGATGCACCTCATATAAGCCTGTATTATACAAAAGAAGTGCTTTACAGTTCAGGAAAAGTTAAAAAAGGTCTTAATCCGACAGAGTTTAATATGTTTAATAATATAGAAAACTGGTCTTTTAAATAA
- a CDS encoding bifunctional oligoribonuclease/PAP phosphatase NrnA: MFKEVLDTLNKANSILILTHINPDGDALGSSVGFKLMLEKMGKRAVILLEKELPEMFLVFGDHFIWEDTDEEFDLVVALDCGDIKRLGDRAKYFKGNTMCIDHHVSNEAFADVNYIDKDAAATGEIIYDIIRYINIPVCPDMASKLYGAILTDTGAFMFSNTTKKTHIIAADLIEKGADFYNLNKKLHMEKDYKRHFISAKLIENMQFYEDGKICVCIIDNNMATELGIKDEDLNGIAHLPRSVIGVEAGILISEITLGMVKVSLRSDEIVDVSKVAGAFGGGGHIRAAGVRFRDKSTLDIKDSLITEIKKQLEVE; this comes from the coding sequence ATGTTTAAAGAAGTTTTAGATACCCTAAATAAAGCAAACAGTATTTTAATATTAACTCATATAAACCCTGACGGTGATGCCTTAGGCTCATCCGTTGGGTTTAAACTGATGCTTGAAAAAATGGGTAAAAGAGCAGTAATACTTTTAGAAAAAGAATTGCCCGAAATGTTTTTAGTATTCGGAGACCATTTTATATGGGAAGATACAGACGAGGAGTTTGACCTGGTTGTTGCATTAGACTGCGGGGATATAAAAAGGCTTGGAGACAGAGCAAAATACTTTAAGGGAAATACTATGTGTATTGACCATCATGTATCCAACGAAGCGTTTGCTGATGTTAACTATATTGATAAAGATGCTGCCGCAACAGGCGAGATTATCTATGATATTATAAGATATATAAATATACCTGTATGTCCTGATATGGCATCTAAACTGTACGGAGCAATTTTAACCGATACAGGCGCTTTTATGTTTTCTAATACAACTAAGAAAACTCATATAATAGCCGCAGACCTTATTGAAAAGGGGGCAGACTTTTATAATCTTAATAAAAAACTTCATATGGAAAAAGATTATAAAAGGCATTTCATATCGGCTAAACTTATTGAAAATATGCAGTTTTATGAAGACGGGAAAATATGTGTTTGTATAATTGATAACAATATGGCAACCGAACTTGGTATTAAAGACGAAGATTTAAACGGTATTGCTCATCTCCCAAGAAGTGTTATAGGGGTTGAAGCGGGAATTTTAATTTCCGAGATAACTTTGGGAATGGTGAAAGTATCTTTAAGATCGGATGAAATAGTTGATGTTTCAAAAGTTGCAGGAGCATTCGGCGGCGGAGGGCATATACGCGCTGCAGGAGTAAGATTTAGAGATAAATCTACTCTTGATATTAAAGACAGTCTTATTACAGAAATAAAAAAGCAATTAGAGGTAGAATAA
- a CDS encoding bifunctional riboflavin kinase/FAD synthetase, which yields MNIILIDSNIEIKNNDKYAVCLGMFDGVHKGHRELILETKRLAKKNNIKSSVLTFLTPTEKNKIYPFEENLKILENLGIDTVFAVNFTDEFKNYSPKHFIDKYLIEYIKASFVVCGYNFKFGKDRMGDINTLKNESMGAYSLTVIPEVKVNEETVSSTLIKEYIKQGAIDKVNLLLGEPYRVSGVVLEGKKLGRQINFPTINMPVEKYVTLLKPGVYSSKVLLGDKMYNSISNIGTSPTVSKKNEVIAETYIMDFTGDLYNKYMKVYFLGFIRDEKKFENLEELKNTIKLNLDTAKKQLKESELYEY from the coding sequence ATGAATATTATTTTAATAGACAGTAATATCGAAATTAAAAATAATGATAAATATGCAGTATGCCTTGGAATGTTTGACGGTGTTCATAAAGGGCATAGAGAATTAATTTTAGAAACCAAAAGATTAGCAAAGAAGAACAATATCAAATCATCGGTTTTAACATTTTTAACTCCGACTGAAAAAAATAAGATTTACCCTTTTGAAGAAAATCTTAAAATATTGGAAAACTTGGGTATTGATACGGTTTTTGCAGTTAATTTTACGGATGAATTTAAAAATTATTCTCCCAAGCATTTTATAGATAAATATCTTATAGAATATATAAAAGCATCCTTTGTGGTGTGCGGTTATAATTTTAAATTTGGAAAAGACAGGATGGGGGATATAAATACCCTTAAAAATGAGAGTATGGGTGCATATTCTTTAACTGTTATTCCAGAAGTTAAAGTTAATGAAGAAACAGTATCAAGCACTCTTATTAAAGAATATATAAAACAGGGGGCAATAGATAAAGTAAATCTTCTTCTTGGCGAACCGTACAGAGTATCAGGCGTGGTTTTAGAGGGTAAAAAATTAGGAAGACAGATAAATTTTCCTACTATTAATATGCCTGTTGAAAAGTATGTTACCCTGCTTAAACCGGGAGTATACTCCTCTAAAGTTCTTTTAGGGGATAAGATGTATAACTCTATATCAAATATCGGCACTTCGCCTACTGTAAGTAAGAAAAATGAAGTTATTGCAGAAACTTATATAATGGACTTTACAGGCGATTTATATAATAAATATATGAAAGTATATTTCTTAGGCTTTATAAGAGACGAAAAGAAATTTGAAAACCTTGAGGAACTTAAGAACACAATAAAACTTAATCTTGATACAGCAAAAAAGCAACTTAAGGAGTCAGAACTTTATGAATATTAA
- a CDS encoding D-alanine--D-alanine ligase: MKKNVLFLFGGESSEHEISCISVYNILNAVDRDEFNIHLIGITKSGEWFYYDKDIEKIKDATWSDEKLSKAIISPCKSHKGIIIFDEEVKKVNIDICFPVLHGKNGEDGTVQGLLTLAGIKFVGCSYMSSALCMDKVMTKIVLEKNDIPQTPYVSIKLSDWKNEKEVTDEIENKLGFPCFVKPVNAGSSMGASKACDLESLKKAIDDAFSHDKKVMVEKFINCREIETAVLGNDDIEVAGPGEIISQSEFYDYDTKYHTDSVGYDIPAKLEEDVSKKIIEYAKKAYKVLDCKGLSRIDFFIDKDTLDIYLNEINTLPGFTNISMYPKLFINKGLSYKELVRELIKIASL; the protein is encoded by the coding sequence ATGAAAAAAAATGTGTTATTTCTATTTGGGGGAGAATCTTCCGAACATGAAATTTCCTGCATATCCGTATATAATATTTTAAATGCGGTAGACAGGGATGAATTTAATATACATTTAATCGGTATAACCAAATCGGGAGAATGGTTTTACTATGATAAGGATATAGAAAAAATAAAAGATGCCACATGGTCAGATGAAAAACTTTCCAAGGCAATTATTTCTCCTTGCAAATCTCATAAAGGTATAATAATATTTGATGAGGAAGTTAAAAAAGTTAATATTGATATCTGCTTTCCTGTGCTTCACGGAAAAAACGGAGAAGACGGTACAGTTCAAGGCTTGTTAACATTGGCAGGAATAAAGTTTGTAGGTTGCTCTTATATGTCTTCGGCTTTATGTATGGATAAGGTTATGACTAAAATTGTGCTTGAAAAAAATGATATACCTCAGACTCCTTATGTGTCCATAAAATTATCCGACTGGAAAAATGAAAAAGAAGTTACAGATGAAATTGAAAATAAGTTGGGCTTTCCTTGTTTTGTAAAGCCTGTTAATGCAGGGTCAAGCATGGGTGCATCTAAAGCATGTGATTTAGAAAGCCTTAAAAAAGCAATAGACGATGCTTTTTCACACGATAAAAAAGTAATGGTTGAAAAATTTATAAACTGCAGAGAAATTGAAACTGCAGTTTTAGGAAATGACGATATCGAAGTTGCAGGGCCTGGGGAAATAATTTCCCAGAGCGAGTTTTACGATTATGACACCAAATATCATACTGACAGCGTGGGATATGATATCCCTGCAAAGTTGGAAGAAGATGTTTCTAAAAAGATTATAGAATATGCTAAAAAAGCATATAAAGTTCTTGACTGTAAAGGGTTATCGCGTATCGACTTTTTTATAGATAAAGATACATTGGATATATACCTAAACGAAATAAACACTCTTCCAGGGTTTACAAATATCAGTATGTATCCGAAACTCTTTATAAATAAAGGCTTAAGTTATAAAGAATTAGTAAGAGAACTTATAAAAATAGCGTCATTATAA
- the pgeF gene encoding peptidoglycan editing factor PgeF, with protein sequence MNIKNSNGFYYITSSLFEKYGIKHLFTTTKADCQSERLDFGFNILNREMVLSNYKRVADIFDVSLNNIVKSTQIHQDNIEEITPLHMGMGIVKETVFDNADGIYTKEKNIPLCIFSADCVPILYSDKQNSVVMAVHAGWRGSSLDITGKGVRILKEKYNVKPSDIICAIGPAIGKCCYEVSGEVIEKISEVTKISDFYEKISLDKFYIDLKNINKKLLLNEGVLEENIDVCNFCTKCEKDLFHSFRREKENAGRNAGFIML encoded by the coding sequence ATGAATATTAAAAACAGTAACGGTTTTTATTATATTACTTCTTCACTTTTTGAAAAATATGGCATAAAACATCTTTTTACAACTACTAAAGCAGACTGCCAGAGTGAAAGATTAGATTTTGGTTTTAATATTTTAAATAGGGAAATGGTTTTATCAAATTATAAAAGGGTAGCAGATATTTTTGATGTTTCTCTTAATAATATAGTAAAGTCTACCCAGATCCATCAGGATAATATAGAAGAAATTACCCCCCTTCATATGGGAATGGGTATAGTTAAAGAAACTGTTTTTGATAATGCTGATGGAATTTATACTAAGGAGAAAAATATACCTTTATGTATTTTCTCTGCCGACTGTGTTCCCATTCTTTATTCAGATAAACAAAATAGCGTTGTAATGGCAGTCCACGCAGGATGGAGGGGAAGTAGCCTTGATATAACAGGTAAAGGTGTTCGTATTTTAAAAGAAAAATACAATGTAAAACCGTCTGATATAATATGTGCTATCGGCCCTGCTATTGGAAAATGCTGTTATGAAGTATCAGGGGAAGTTATAGAAAAAATAAGCGAAGTTACTAAAATTTCTGATTTTTATGAAAAAATAAGTTTGGATAAATTTTATATTGATTTAAAAAATATAAATAAAAAACTTCTTTTAAACGAGGGCGTTTTAGAAGAAAATATAGATGTGTGCAACTTTTGCACTAAATGCGAAAAAGATTTATTCCATTCGTTCAGAAGAGAAAAGGAAAATGCCGGAAGAAATGCCGGTTTTATAATGTTATAG
- the rbfA gene encoding 30S ribosome-binding factor RbfA — protein sequence MPSVREEKINTELKRELSVLLRNIKDPRVPQLISVMKCEVTKDLKFAKIFVSIMGSEEQKKNALKGLKSASSYLRREVSKNLNLRVTPELNFVIDDSIEYGNHILEVINKINKKDNN from the coding sequence ATGCCATCTGTAAGAGAAGAAAAAATTAACACAGAACTAAAAAGGGAATTATCCGTACTTTTAAGAAATATTAAAGACCCTCGTGTGCCTCAACTTATTTCAGTTATGAAATGCGAGGTTACAAAAGATTTAAAATTTGCTAAAATCTTTGTAAGCATTATGGGGTCAGAGGAGCAGAAAAAGAATGCTCTTAAAGGTTTAAAGAGTGCATCTTCATATTTAAGAAGAGAAGTTTCCAAAAACCTTAATTTAAGAGTAACTCCTGAACTTAACTTTGTTATAGACGATTCCATTGAGTACGGAAATCACATTTTAGAAGTTATAAACAAAATCAACAAAAAGGATAACAACTGA
- the truB gene encoding tRNA pseudouridine(55) synthase TruB, translated as MVESGIIIVNKAQDMTSHDCVNIIRRALKIKRVGHTGTLDPMATGVLPVCIGKATKIADYISLGDKEYIAQFKLGIKTDTLDITGTVLKKKEFDVSIEDIKFVVNSFLGKIMQVPPMYSAKKIKGKKLYELAREGIEIKRDPVLVEIKKIEILEINLPLGLVKMRVLCSKGTYIRSLIDDIGTKLGTYAVMTELTRTKSGMFSIDDERIVDIFEVKKGNISFIKNLIGPDKVFTNFKKIILSYNLEIRFKNGIFITLNDLGFKKEDTEEDTIYRVYSTAGEFMALGVIINHNDNLVLKVLKSFY; from the coding sequence ATGGTTGAGAGCGGAATAATTATTGTAAACAAGGCTCAGGATATGACATCGCATGACTGCGTTAATATTATAAGACGCGCTCTTAAAATAAAAAGAGTCGGCCATACAGGAACATTAGACCCTATGGCTACGGGAGTTTTGCCTGTGTGTATCGGCAAAGCAACTAAAATTGCAGACTATATATCTTTAGGGGATAAAGAATATATCGCTCAGTTTAAGTTAGGAATAAAAACAGACACGTTAGATATTACAGGAACTGTACTTAAAAAAAAGGAATTTGATGTTAGTATAGAGGATATAAAATTTGTGGTAAATTCTTTTTTAGGAAAAATAATGCAGGTTCCCCCTATGTATTCTGCTAAAAAAATAAAGGGTAAAAAACTTTATGAACTTGCACGAGAGGGCATAGAAATTAAAAGAGACCCTGTTTTAGTTGAGATTAAAAAGATAGAAATATTAGAGATTAATCTACCTTTGGGCCTTGTAAAAATGCGTGTTTTATGCTCTAAAGGTACATATATACGAAGCCTTATTGACGATATAGGTACAAAACTTGGCACATATGCTGTTATGACTGAACTTACAAGAACAAAAAGCGGTATGTTTTCGATAGACGATGAAAGAATAGTTGACATTTTTGAAGTAAAAAAAGGGAATATAAGTTTTATTAAAAATCTTATTGGCCCTGATAAAGTTTTTACAAATTTTAAAAAGATAATTCTTTCTTATAATCTTGAAATAAGATTTAAAAACGGTATTTTCATTACTCTTAATGACTTAGGGTTTAAAAAAGAAGATACCGAAGAAGACACCATTTACAGAGTATACAGCACTGCAGGAGAATTTATGGCGCTTGGAGTTATTATAAATCATAATGACAATCTGGTGCTTAAAGTGCTGAAAAGTTTTTATTAG